Proteins from a genomic interval of Pseudomonas silesiensis:
- a CDS encoding DUF4123 domain-containing protein: MIAASPQWLLLDVPGAPRAGATLRQTFAHARWFWLFEDTELHASREQGPVLVDLGSCPALAGLCYSEAQDWRGLLVFSAASLSPLLAHLRRMLTVTVGVHHRALLNYYNPNTASYIFDACDARELSRWLGPISQLHWFGGTWADRAIGCQSWQQLHNPGLAVSPLAIEESLSPGQQGKLQTCLLEQHAWHWSQSTGTDYNRLWSHLQEGLALGFNERPVLDEWLWLRLQYPRAALVLPLSGRTQQERLHSLRDRWQTDRH; the protein is encoded by the coding sequence ATGATCGCCGCGAGCCCGCAATGGCTATTGCTGGATGTGCCGGGTGCGCCACGGGCGGGGGCGACACTGCGGCAAACGTTTGCCCATGCGCGGTGGTTCTGGTTGTTCGAGGATACGGAACTGCATGCGTCGCGCGAACAGGGGCCGGTTCTGGTGGACCTGGGCTCATGCCCGGCGCTGGCCGGGTTGTGCTACAGCGAAGCGCAAGACTGGCGTGGACTGTTGGTTTTCAGCGCGGCGTCGCTGTCGCCGCTGCTGGCGCATTTGCGCCGTATGCTCACGGTCACGGTCGGCGTGCATCACCGCGCTTTGTTGAACTACTACAACCCCAACACGGCCAGTTATATTTTCGATGCCTGCGATGCCCGGGAGCTGAGTCGCTGGCTGGGGCCGATCAGCCAGTTGCACTGGTTCGGCGGAACCTGGGCGGATCGCGCGATCGGCTGTCAGAGCTGGCAGCAGCTGCACAACCCGGGGCTCGCGGTGAGCCCGTTAGCCATTGAAGAAAGCCTCAGCCCCGGTCAACAGGGAAAGCTGCAAACCTGTCTGCTGGAACAGCACGCCTGGCACTGGAGCCAATCCACGGGGACCGATTACAACAGGCTGTGGTCGCATCTGCAGGAAGGGCTGGCGCTGGGCTTCAACGAGCGTCCGGTGCTCGATGAGTGGTTATGGCTGCGCTTGCAATACCCCCGCGCGGCGCTGGTGCTGCCTTTGTCGGGACGGACTCAACAGGAGCGTCTGCACAGCCTGCGCGACCGATGGCAGACCGATCGACACTGA
- a CDS encoding MATE family efflux transporter has translation MSNLIADWRDRPTHRRVWALAAPMILSNISVPLVALVDSTVIGHLPHAHQLGAVAVGATLYTFLAWAMGFLRMGSTGFAAQAAGRGDGAALRQILLQGLLLAMGLAIVLGALGVPLSGVALHFMQPSAELDQLTREFFHTRLFGLPAALASYALVGWFLGTQNARAPLAILLSTNLVNIALNLWFVLGLEWGVVGAARASVIAEWTGAVIGLLMTRNALRAYPGHIAWAALALWQSWRPLLAVNRDIFIRSLVLQSVFFLITVQGARLGDATVAANALLLNGLLLTAHALDGLAHAVEALCGHAIGARDRDALRRSLVVACGWSLLASLGFAALFLFAGHLFIEMQTDIQSVRDTAFIYLPYLAALPLIAVWSYLLDGLFIGATRAREMRNGMLLTMILILPFAWALQGLGNHGLWITFLWFMVLRSLTLGAFAWFLRKNDGWFTGRTH, from the coding sequence ATGTCCAACCTGATCGCCGACTGGCGCGACCGCCCTACCCACCGCCGGGTCTGGGCGCTCGCCGCACCCATGATCCTGTCGAACATTTCCGTACCGCTGGTGGCGCTGGTCGACAGTACGGTCATCGGTCACCTGCCCCATGCCCATCAACTGGGCGCCGTCGCGGTCGGGGCCACCCTGTATACCTTTCTCGCCTGGGCCATGGGTTTTCTGCGCATGGGCTCCACCGGCTTTGCCGCCCAGGCTGCGGGACGCGGGGACGGCGCGGCGTTGCGGCAAATCCTGTTGCAGGGCTTGCTGCTGGCCATGGGATTGGCCATCGTCCTGGGGGCGCTGGGCGTGCCGTTAAGCGGCGTCGCGCTGCATTTCATGCAACCCTCGGCCGAACTGGATCAACTGACCCGCGAATTTTTTCACACGCGGCTGTTCGGCCTGCCGGCAGCACTGGCCAGTTATGCCCTGGTCGGCTGGTTCCTGGGCACCCAGAACGCCCGGGCGCCACTGGCGATTCTGCTGAGCACCAACCTGGTCAACATTGCCTTGAACCTGTGGTTTGTCCTCGGGCTGGAATGGGGCGTGGTCGGCGCTGCGCGGGCCTCGGTGATCGCCGAATGGACCGGTGCAGTGATCGGCCTGCTGATGACCCGAAACGCCCTGCGCGCCTACCCTGGCCATATCGCCTGGGCTGCGCTGGCGCTGTGGCAGAGCTGGCGGCCGCTGCTGGCGGTCAACCGCGACATTTTCATCCGCAGCCTGGTCCTGCAATCGGTGTTTTTTCTCATCACCGTGCAAGGCGCGCGACTGGGCGATGCCACAGTCGCCGCCAACGCACTATTGCTTAACGGTCTGTTGCTGACGGCCCATGCGCTCGATGGCCTGGCCCACGCCGTGGAGGCCCTTTGCGGACACGCCATCGGTGCTCGCGACCGGGACGCCCTGCGCCGTTCGTTGGTGGTGGCCTGTGGCTGGTCGTTGCTGGCGAGCCTGGGCTTTGCCGCACTGTTTCTATTCGCCGGGCACCTGTTCATCGAAATGCAGACCGACATCCAAAGCGTGCGCGACACCGCATTCATCTACCTACCGTACCTCGCCGCCCTGCCGCTGATCGCGGTCTGGAGTTACCTGCTGGACGGCCTGTTCATCGGCGCCACCCGCGCCAGGGAAATGCGCAACGGCATGCTGTTGACGATGATTCTGATCTTGCCGTTCGCCTGGGCGCTGCAAGGCCTGGGCAACCATGGCCTGTGGATAACGTTCCTGTGGTTCATGGTCTTGCGCAGTTTGACCCTTGGCGCTTTTGCCTGGTTTCTGCGCAAGAACGACGGCTGGTTTACAGGCCGGACGCACTGA
- a CDS encoding MazG-like family protein has product MNLVELTERLHAIRDRNNWRQFHSPKNLAMAASVEMSELVEIFQWLTEDQSRQLPADKLAHAGQEVGDIVLYLLLLCSELGLDMNEVVRNKLADSERRFS; this is encoded by the coding sequence ATGAACCTTGTTGAACTGACCGAACGCCTGCACGCCATCCGTGACCGCAATAACTGGCGGCAATTTCACAGCCCGAAAAACCTGGCCATGGCCGCGAGCGTTGAGATGTCCGAACTGGTAGAGATCTTCCAGTGGCTGACCGAGGACCAGTCGCGCCAGCTGCCGGCGGACAAACTGGCCCATGCCGGGCAGGAAGTCGGCGATATCGTGCTCTATCTCTTGCTGTTGTGCAGCGAGTTGGGGCTGGACATGAACGAAGTGGTGCGCAACAAGCTCGCCGACAGCGAACGGAGGTTCAGCTGA
- a CDS encoding methyltransferase domain-containing protein, giving the protein MSDRHFDQLATRFAEKIYGGAKGAIRLAVLQADLAEILPDRPLRVLDIGAGLGHMSLWLAQRGHQVTLAEPAAPMLEGARQRFADAGQTATFIQAPWQELPGQFTEPYDLVLCHAVLEWLAEPHAILPVLHQLTRPEGWLSLAFYNRDALIYRNLLKGHFRKMRKNDMAGEKQSLTPQQPLDPRELAAQLEGLWRVETQSGVRVFHDYMPVEFQARAELVDLLEMELAHRRHPSFAGLGRYLHWICRPV; this is encoded by the coding sequence ATGAGCGACCGACATTTCGATCAACTGGCGACCCGCTTCGCCGAAAAAATCTATGGCGGTGCCAAAGGCGCGATCCGTCTGGCCGTGCTTCAGGCCGACCTGGCCGAAATCCTGCCGGATCGGCCATTGCGGGTACTCGACATCGGTGCCGGCCTGGGGCACATGTCGTTGTGGCTGGCTCAGCGCGGTCACCAGGTCACGCTCGCCGAACCCGCCGCGCCGATGCTTGAGGGCGCTCGCCAACGCTTCGCCGACGCCGGGCAGACCGCGACCTTCATTCAGGCACCCTGGCAGGAGCTGCCCGGACAGTTCACCGAGCCCTACGACCTGGTGCTGTGTCACGCCGTGCTGGAATGGCTCGCCGAACCCCACGCGATCCTGCCGGTGCTGCATCAGCTGACTCGACCCGAAGGTTGGTTATCCCTGGCGTTCTACAACCGCGATGCGCTGATTTATCGCAATCTGCTCAAGGGGCACTTCCGCAAGATGCGCAAGAACGACATGGCCGGTGAAAAGCAGAGCCTGACCCCGCAGCAACCCCTTGATCCGCGTGAACTGGCGGCGCAACTTGAAGGCCTGTGGCGGGTCGAAACCCAGAGCGGGGTACGGGTTTTTCACGACTACATGCCGGTAGAATTCCAGGCCCGTGCCGAACTGGTGGACTTGCTGGAGATGGAGCTGGCCCACCGTCGCCACCCAAGCTTCGCCGGGCTTGGGCGCTACTTGCACTGGATCTGTCGGCCGGTCTGA
- a CDS encoding DUF4136 domain-containing protein — MKTRSGLLVICLGLAACQGSNPYVATSNPLPPAPPQAANTFDRSAYPAPPRDYGRYRSWAWLDGRLPPGTAWADSAQVAEAVSSALDQRGLRPLHDNRQADLFVSADLRLETRLRQVRDDYGYYGGGYGGYGGYNRYGSGYGVYNTVPIVRTYQEQVVVVQVDLFDAQSGQPVWSSSAETSQRGSQGAQTDAIREAVEKAMSAYPPD; from the coding sequence ATGAAAACTCGTTCAGGGTTACTGGTGATCTGTCTGGGGTTGGCGGCCTGTCAGGGCAGCAATCCTTATGTGGCGACATCCAACCCCTTGCCGCCGGCACCGCCCCAGGCGGCCAATACCTTCGATCGCAGCGCGTACCCGGCGCCACCGCGTGACTATGGGCGCTACCGCAGCTGGGCCTGGCTCGATGGACGACTGCCGCCTGGTACCGCCTGGGCGGACTCGGCGCAGGTGGCCGAAGCCGTCAGCAGCGCCCTCGACCAGCGCGGTCTGCGCCCCTTGCATGACAATCGCCAGGCTGACCTGTTTGTCAGCGCCGACCTGCGCCTGGAGACGCGTTTGCGTCAGGTCCGCGATGACTACGGTTACTACGGCGGCGGGTATGGCGGCTACGGCGGTTACAACCGCTACGGCAGTGGCTATGGCGTATACAACACCGTACCGATCGTTCGAACTTATCAGGAGCAGGTCGTGGTGGTGCAGGTGGATCTGTTCGATGCACAAAGCGGCCAACCGGTGTGGAGTTCCAGCGCCGAAACCAGCCAGCGCGGCAGCCAGGGCGCGCAGACCGACGCCATACGGGAGGCTGTGGAAAAGGCAATGTCGGCGTATCCTCCTGATTAG
- a CDS encoding DUF4136 domain-containing protein, translated as MFRRLALLAVAALLSACATQVNHDFDASRDFSAYRSWSWKEPALQYRPDDPRIKSDLTEQRVRQSVADQLDQRGLRPAASGTRGDLSVQTYLIVEERQQQVTTNYGGAWGNPWNGYWGGPMYNETRNVSYKVATIQIDLLDGKDGKLVWRGSDEQMLSHSPNPADRSAAIRETVGRILANYPPR; from the coding sequence ATGTTCCGCCGTCTCGCTTTACTGGCCGTGGCCGCGCTGCTCAGCGCCTGCGCCACCCAGGTCAATCATGACTTCGATGCCAGCCGCGACTTCTCCGCCTATCGCAGCTGGAGCTGGAAAGAACCCGCCCTGCAATATCGACCCGATGACCCGCGGATCAAGAGCGACCTGACTGAACAGCGCGTGCGCCAATCGGTTGCCGATCAGCTCGATCAGCGCGGCTTGCGGCCCGCCGCTTCCGGTACCCGGGGCGACTTGAGCGTGCAGACCTACCTGATCGTCGAAGAGCGCCAGCAACAAGTGACCACCAATTACGGCGGCGCTTGGGGCAACCCATGGAATGGCTACTGGGGCGGGCCGATGTACAACGAAACCCGCAACGTCAGCTACAAGGTGGCGACCATCCAGATCGACCTGCTCGATGGCAAGGACGGCAAGTTGGTGTGGCGCGGCAGTGATGAACAAATGCTCAGCCACTCACCCAATCCCGCTGATCGCAGTGCGGCGATTCGCGAAACGGTTGGACGGATACTGGCGAACTATCCACCCAGATAA
- a CDS encoding MaoC family dehydratase → MTIEWHTLNREPSLTDLYVKAATRRKITGTTLPTTGLRCWITVDPQRLAAYRKVCGFADNGLLPPTYPHILAFALQMQLLTDKTFPFPLLGLIHLGNRIRILRPMGGVNRARVSVQVQNLQPHAKGATFDLVTTLDDQLGVLWEAQSQMLCRGVKLEGEPVEEVLASTLELMEVARWQAPADIGRQYAKVSGDYNPIHLSAVSARLFGFPTAIAHGLWNKARTIAALSEHLPAANVEIAVQFRKPVRLPSEVTLLSSAAGSSGDFQLVGAGDLEHMVGHWRPVA, encoded by the coding sequence ATGACTATCGAATGGCACACACTCAACCGCGAACCGAGCCTGACGGACCTCTATGTAAAGGCCGCGACGCGACGCAAAATCACCGGCACTACGCTGCCGACCACAGGTTTGCGCTGCTGGATCACGGTCGATCCACAGCGCCTGGCGGCCTATCGCAAAGTCTGCGGCTTCGCCGACAACGGTTTGCTGCCCCCCACCTATCCACACATCCTGGCGTTTGCCTTGCAAATGCAACTGCTCACTGACAAGACATTTCCGTTTCCACTGCTGGGGTTGATACACCTGGGCAACCGTATTCGCATCCTGCGGCCAATGGGCGGGGTCAATCGCGCGCGGGTCAGCGTGCAGGTGCAGAACCTGCAACCCCATGCCAAAGGTGCGACGTTCGACCTGGTGACCACCCTCGACGATCAGCTGGGCGTGTTGTGGGAAGCGCAAAGCCAGATGCTGTGCCGGGGCGTAAAACTGGAAGGCGAGCCTGTCGAGGAAGTGTTGGCCTCGACGCTGGAGCTGATGGAGGTGGCGCGCTGGCAAGCGCCGGCGGACATTGGCCGGCAGTACGCCAAGGTGTCCGGCGACTACAATCCGATTCACCTGAGTGCCGTCAGCGCCAGGCTGTTCGGCTTCCCGACCGCCATCGCCCATGGCTTGTGGAACAAGGCCCGGACGATCGCGGCGTTGAGTGAGCACTTGCCGGCGGCGAATGTCGAGATCGCGGTGCAGTTCAGGAAGCCGGTGCGGTTGCCGAGCGAGGTGACACTGCTGTCCAGCGCGGCCGGTTCCAGTGGCGATTTCCAGTTGGTGGGTGCGGGGGATCTTGAGCATATGGTGGGGCATTGGCGGCCTGTCGCTTGA
- a CDS encoding 3-oxoacyl-ACP reductase, with protein sequence MSDRYIDFANSSIGHRLVGALGLPSPVRLERWQAGRLRPVEGALLIGGGPLAEKVGAFANRLTDAIYSYGTEPSMATAWIPGHGPKLKAVVFDASDLVQTDQLKQLREFFQPLIKNLDHGAHLVILGRAPQAMSDPFAASAQRALEGFSRSLAKELRGGGTLQLIQVGEGAENQLEGPLRFFLSPKSAFVSGQVIRLDACTAQVTDWTRPLSGRKALVTGAARGIGASIAETLARDGAEVILLDVPPAKTDLEALAARLGGRGITLDICAEDAAAQLIEQLPDGIDIVVHNAGITRDKTLANMTPEFWDAVLAVNLNAPQVLTKALLDSGTLQDDGRVILLASISGIAGNRGQTNYAASKAGLIGLAQAWAPLLKARGISINAVAPGFIETQMTAHLPFGLREAGRRMSSLGQGGLPQDVAEAVAWLAQPGTGAFTGQALRVCGQSVLGA encoded by the coding sequence ATGTCTGACCGCTATATCGACTTCGCCAATTCGTCCATCGGCCATCGTCTGGTCGGGGCCCTGGGTCTGCCGTCGCCGGTACGATTGGAGCGCTGGCAAGCCGGCCGGCTGCGGCCGGTCGAAGGGGCGTTGCTGATCGGCGGCGGACCGCTGGCGGAAAAAGTCGGCGCCTTCGCCAACCGCCTGACCGACGCGATTTACAGCTACGGCACCGAACCTTCAATGGCCACGGCGTGGATTCCCGGGCACGGACCGAAACTCAAGGCCGTCGTGTTCGACGCCAGCGATCTGGTGCAGACCGACCAGCTCAAACAGCTGCGCGAATTCTTCCAGCCGCTCATCAAAAACCTTGATCACGGCGCCCACCTGGTGATCCTGGGGCGGGCACCGCAGGCCATGAGCGACCCGTTCGCCGCCAGTGCCCAGCGGGCCCTGGAAGGTTTCAGCCGGTCGCTGGCCAAGGAATTGCGCGGCGGTGGGACCTTGCAACTGATCCAGGTCGGTGAAGGTGCCGAGAATCAACTGGAAGGCCCGTTGCGGTTTTTCCTCTCGCCCAAAAGCGCTTTCGTTTCCGGACAAGTGATTCGCCTGGACGCCTGTACCGCGCAGGTGACGGACTGGACTCGCCCGCTGTCGGGTCGCAAGGCGCTGGTCACCGGCGCGGCACGCGGCATCGGTGCGTCCATCGCCGAAACCCTCGCCCGTGACGGTGCCGAGGTGATCCTGCTGGACGTGCCGCCAGCCAAGACTGATCTCGAAGCCCTCGCCGCCCGCCTCGGCGGGCGCGGCATCACGCTGGACATCTGTGCCGAAGACGCCGCCGCGCAGCTGATCGAGCAATTGCCCGACGGCATCGACATTGTCGTGCACAACGCCGGCATCACCCGGGACAAAACCCTGGCCAACATGACCCCGGAATTCTGGGACGCCGTACTGGCGGTCAATCTCAATGCGCCGCAGGTGCTGACCAAGGCACTGCTCGACAGCGGCACCTTGCAGGACGACGGCCGGGTGATTCTGTTGGCCTCCATCAGCGGTATCGCCGGCAATCGCGGGCAAACCAACTACGCGGCGAGCAAGGCCGGGCTGATCGGTCTGGCTCAGGCCTGGGCGCCACTGTTGAAGGCGCGCGGTATCAGCATCAATGCGGTGGCGCCAGGCTTCATTGAAACCCAGATGACCGCGCACCTGCCCTTCGGCCTGCGTGAAGCCGGTCGGCGCATGAGTTCCCTTGGCCAGGGCGGGCTGCCGCAAGACGTCGCCGAAGCGGTGGCCTGGCTGGCGCAACCCGGCACCGGGGCGTTCACCGGGCAAGCATTGCGGGTCTGTGGCCAAAGTGTTTTGGGGGCTTAG
- a CDS encoding acetyl-CoA C-acetyltransferase produces MTQPRRVAIIGGNRIPFARSNGPYATASNQAMLTAALEGLIERYNLHGLRIGEVAAGAVLKHSRDFNLTRECVLGSRLSPTTPAYDIQQACGTGLEAALLVANKIALGQIECGIAGGVDTTSDAPIGVNEGLRKILLQANRARTTGDKLKTFLQLRPHHLIPELPRNGEPRTRLSMGEHCELMAQTWEIPRQEQDQLALESHQKLAASYTEGWHNDLMTPFLGLTRDNNLRPDLTLEKLASLKPVFEKSARGTLTAGNSTPLTDGASLVLLGSEEWAKERGLPILAYLRDGEAAAVDFVKGAEGLLMAPVYAVPRLLARNGLTLQDFDYYEIHEAFAAQVLCTLKAWEDPHYCETRLGLAAPLGAIDRSRLNVKGSSLAAGHPFAATGGRIVANLAKLLDAAGKGRGLISICAAGGQGVTAIIER; encoded by the coding sequence ATGACTCAACCGCGCCGCGTCGCGATTATTGGCGGTAACCGTATTCCTTTCGCCCGCTCCAACGGGCCGTACGCCACAGCCAGTAACCAGGCGATGCTTACCGCCGCGCTCGAGGGCCTGATCGAACGCTACAACCTGCACGGCCTGCGCATCGGTGAAGTGGCCGCCGGGGCGGTGCTCAAGCATTCCCGGGATTTCAACCTGACCCGCGAGTGCGTACTCGGCTCGCGGCTGTCACCGACCACCCCGGCCTACGACATCCAGCAAGCTTGCGGCACCGGTCTTGAGGCGGCGCTGCTGGTGGCGAACAAGATCGCCCTTGGGCAGATCGAGTGCGGCATTGCCGGTGGCGTCGACACCACCTCCGACGCGCCGATCGGCGTCAACGAAGGCTTGCGCAAGATTCTGCTGCAAGCCAATCGCGCCAGGACCACTGGCGACAAACTGAAAACCTTTCTACAGCTGCGTCCCCACCATTTGATCCCCGAGCTGCCGCGTAACGGCGAACCGCGTACCCGCCTGTCCATGGGCGAGCACTGCGAGCTGATGGCCCAGACCTGGGAAATTCCACGGCAGGAGCAGGATCAACTGGCCCTCGAAAGCCACCAGAAATTGGCCGCGTCCTACACCGAAGGCTGGCACAACGATCTGATGACACCCTTCCTCGGCCTGACTCGCGACAACAACCTGCGCCCGGACCTGACCCTGGAAAAACTTGCCTCGCTCAAACCGGTGTTCGAGAAAAGTGCCAGGGGCACCCTGACTGCGGGCAACTCCACGCCACTCACCGATGGCGCATCGCTGGTGCTGTTGGGCAGTGAGGAATGGGCGAAGGAACGTGGGTTGCCGATCCTCGCTTACCTGCGCGATGGCGAAGCGGCGGCGGTGGACTTCGTCAAGGGTGCCGAAGGGCTGTTGATGGCGCCGGTCTATGCCGTGCCGCGCTTGTTGGCGCGCAATGGCCTGACCTTGCAGGACTTCGACTACTACGAAATCCACGAAGCTTTTGCCGCGCAGGTGCTTTGCACATTGAAGGCCTGGGAAGATCCGCATTATTGCGAAACACGACTTGGCCTCGCCGCGCCGCTCGGTGCCATCGACCGCAGCCGGCTCAATGTCAAAGGCAGCTCACTGGCGGCCGGGCATCCGTTTGCCGCCACCGGCGGGCGCATTGTCGCCAACCTGGCGAAGTTGCTCGATGCCGCAGGCAAGGGGCGGGGCTTGATCTCGATTTGCGCTGCGGGTGGGCAGGGCGTAACGGCGATTATCGAGCGCTGA
- a CDS encoding AraC family transcriptional regulator — protein MPTNGQITLERTIPTLTALPRPLFARVESLNAGSWTPSHRHDWVQFSYAISGVLGVHTAEGSFFAPPQWGIWIPADLDHQVVTSMRAEMRSLYVRREDCLWADGRCRVLEVTPLARELIKRFCLLPVEYPQGDSQEARLVSVLLDQLASLPEVEFSLPLPRHERLLGLCSELLENPEQNVTLQEWAQRLGTSEKTLMRLFQRETGLSFRGWRQRMRLLSSLKWLEEGNSVTNAALSCGYDSTSAFIAAFKGLFGFTPGELFKQ, from the coding sequence ATGCCGACTAACGGACAAATCACCCTCGAACGGACGATCCCGACGCTGACGGCGTTGCCCCGTCCACTGTTCGCCCGGGTGGAAAGCCTCAATGCCGGTTCCTGGACACCGTCCCATCGCCACGACTGGGTGCAGTTTTCCTACGCTATCAGCGGCGTTCTTGGCGTACACACCGCCGAGGGCAGTTTCTTTGCGCCGCCGCAGTGGGGCATCTGGATTCCAGCGGATCTCGATCACCAGGTGGTGACTTCGATGCGCGCCGAAATGCGCAGCCTCTATGTGCGCCGCGAGGATTGTCTATGGGCGGACGGGCGTTGCCGGGTGCTCGAGGTGACGCCGCTGGCCCGGGAGCTGATCAAGCGTTTTTGTCTGTTGCCGGTGGAATATCCACAGGGTGACAGCCAGGAAGCCCGGTTGGTGAGTGTGCTGCTGGATCAGTTGGCGAGTCTGCCGGAGGTCGAGTTCTCCCTGCCGTTGCCGCGTCATGAGCGGTTGCTGGGGTTGTGCAGCGAGCTGCTTGAAAACCCTGAGCAAAACGTGACCTTGCAAGAATGGGCGCAGCGGTTGGGCACGTCGGAGAAAACCCTGATGCGGCTGTTTCAGCGGGAGACCGGGTTGAGCTTTCGAGGGTGGCGTCAGCGGATGCGGCTGCTGTCGTCGTTGAAATGGCTGGAGGAGGGGAATAGCGTGACCAACGCCGCGCTGTCCTGCGGGTATGACTCGACGTCGGCGTTTATTGCGGCGTTCAAGGGGTTGTTCGGGTTTACCCCCGGCGAACTCTTCAAGCAGTGA
- the holA gene encoding DNA polymerase III subunit delta — protein sequence MKLAPAQLAKHLQGPLAPVYIISGDDPLLCQEAADAIRAAARQQGFDERQVFAADASFDWGTLLQAGASMSLFAEKRLLELRLPSGKPGDKGAAAFIEYCSRPAEDTVLLISLPKLDGSAQKTKWGKALVEGQHTQFVQIWPVDANQLPSWIRQRLSQAGLSASQDAVELIAARVEGNLLAAAQEIEKLKLMAEGGQITVETVQAAVADSARFDVFGLTDAILNGEAAHALRMLEGLRGEGVEPPVILWALARELRVLANLSLQYSQGVPLDKAFSAARPPIWDKRKPLMSKALQRYPAQRWAQLLLEAQRIDAQIKGQAAGSPWMSLSRLSLLMAGQRLSLPAE from the coding sequence ATGAAACTCGCTCCCGCCCAACTCGCCAAGCACCTGCAAGGCCCCCTCGCGCCGGTCTATATCATCAGTGGCGATGACCCGTTGCTGTGTCAGGAAGCCGCCGACGCGATTCGTGCCGCCGCTCGCCAACAGGGCTTTGACGAACGACAAGTCTTCGCCGCCGATGCCAGTTTCGACTGGGGGACGTTGTTGCAGGCTGGCGCGAGCATGTCGTTGTTCGCCGAAAAACGCCTGCTAGAATTGCGCCTGCCCTCCGGTAAACCCGGTGACAAAGGGGCCGCCGCGTTCATCGAGTATTGCTCGCGTCCGGCCGAAGACACGGTGTTGTTGATCAGCCTGCCCAAGCTGGATGGCAGCGCGCAGAAAACCAAGTGGGGCAAGGCACTGGTTGAAGGCCAGCACACCCAGTTCGTGCAAATCTGGCCGGTGGATGCCAACCAGTTGCCGAGCTGGATCCGTCAACGGTTGTCCCAGGCCGGGCTGTCCGCGAGCCAGGACGCCGTGGAACTGATCGCTGCCCGGGTCGAGGGCAACTTGCTGGCCGCCGCCCAGGAAATCGAAAAACTCAAGCTGATGGCCGAGGGTGGGCAGATCACCGTTGAAACCGTGCAAGCGGCGGTGGCCGACAGTGCGCGCTTCGATGTTTTCGGGCTGACCGATGCCATCCTCAACGGTGAAGCGGCGCATGCCCTGCGCATGCTTGAAGGACTACGGGGTGAAGGCGTCGAGCCACCGGTGATTCTCTGGGCCCTGGCCCGGGAGCTGCGCGTGCTGGCCAACCTGTCATTGCAGTACAGCCAGGGCGTGCCGCTGGACAAGGCCTTCAGCGCTGCGCGACCGCCGATCTGGGACAAACGCAAACCGCTGATGAGCAAAGCCCTGCAACGCTACCCGGCGCAACGCTGGGCGCAGTTGTTGCTGGAAGCGCAGCGCATTGATGCGCAGATCAAGGGCCAGGCCGCGGGTTCCCCGTGGATGAGCCTGAGTCGGTTGTCGTTGTTGATGGCGGGCCAACGATTATCGTTGCCTGCCGAATAA
- the lptE gene encoding LPS assembly lipoprotein LptE: MIKRNLLVMGLAVLLSACGFQLRGTGTTELAIKELDLSARDAYGPTVTQMRQVLESSGVKLYSGAPYKLVLTGEQESQRILSYAGAGRTGEYQLSTVLSYDINGQGNLPLMSDKLEVQKVFIHDGNNLVGSDQEANDARKDIRRELVQRMMLRLQQLTPTQLDQLQQTAEARARAEAAALEAAQKAEAQTPRQSPVELPRQ; the protein is encoded by the coding sequence ATGATCAAACGCAATCTGCTGGTGATGGGCCTCGCCGTTCTGCTGAGCGCCTGCGGTTTCCAGCTGCGCGGCACCGGCACGACCGAGCTGGCGATCAAGGAACTCGACCTGAGCGCCCGTGATGCCTACGGTCCGACCGTGACCCAAATGCGTCAGGTGCTGGAAAGCAGCGGCGTCAAGCTCTACAGCGGCGCTCCTTACAAACTGGTGCTGACCGGCGAGCAGGAAAGCCAGCGCATCCTCAGCTACGCCGGTGCCGGCCGCACTGGCGAGTATCAGCTCAGCACCGTGCTCAGCTACGACATCAATGGCCAGGGCAACTTGCCACTGATGAGCGACAAGCTCGAAGTGCAGAAAGTCTTCATCCACGACGGTAACAACCTGGTTGGTTCCGATCAGGAAGCCAATGACGCTCGCAAGGACATACGTCGTGAACTGGTGCAACGCATGATGCTGCGCCTGCAGCAGCTGACCCCGACCCAACTGGATCAGCTGCAACAGACCGCCGAGGCCCGTGCCAGGGCTGAAGCCGCGGCATTGGAAGCGGCACAGAAGGCTGAAGCGCAAACGCCGCGCCAGTCTCCTGTCGAACTGCCCCGGCAGTAA